The sequence GAGGGAGAGCGAGAAATGATCGAGAGAATGGACGTCTTCCGGGCCCTCGCCGCCCGGCGCACCGAGGAGATCGTCGTCATCACCATGTCGGCCACCCGCCAGTGGCCGCTCGTCTCAAAGAGCGATCTGGACTTCGACTTCCTCGCCTTCGGCATGGGCCACGCCGGGGACTTCGCCCTTGGCCTCGCCCTCGCCCGGCCCGAGCGGAAAACCATCGTCCTCAAGGGGGACGGCGGCCAGCTCATGAGCCTGGGCTCCCTCGTGACCAAGGGCGCCTACGCGCCGGGCAACCTTCTCGTCCTCTTTCTCGAAAACCGGACCTACGAGACCACCGGCGGCCAGCCCTTCTCCGAGCGCGTGGACTTCGAAAAAATCGCCCGCGGCGCGGGCATCGCGGGGGGCGGCGCCACCGGCAAGGGAAAGGTCGAGCGCATCGAAACACTGGCGGCCTTCGAGGCAGCCCTGCCCCGCCTGCTCACCGAGGAGGGGCCCCACTTCGTCATCCTTCCCGTCGAGAACAACGAGGAAGTCCCCAAGATCAGCCACTCCAACCACGCGGGAAGGATTCGGAGACTGCGGAAGGCGCTGGGGCTAGAAACTACTGCCTAGTACCTTTGGACTCAGATTTCTTTGATTCCAAATTGCCAACCCAATAATCCACTTTGCCTTTTATTTCCATAATCTCCTTATACATTTCCTCTAAATTTAAATCTTCATCAAGTAAAGTAAAAATTTTCTGAGTAGGATCAAAATGTCGAACCCAAATTGAATCAGAAATATTTAAGGAATGTTTCAGACCGACATTAAAATCCAAAATATTTATATTGGGCCCTTTTTCTTTAATCCATCCTGCCAACCTTTCGTCGTAATGCTCTAAACTGTCTCTAAATGACCTATCTCTAATTATGGATTTTTCTGGGAGGTCTAAAATTTGAGCGATTTTTTGTGACCCTAGATTTCTCGCTAACCCACCTGGCCACAATAGCTTTGACACATTTCCGCAATGTGACAAGAAAGAATGAATAGAAGTAAACACGAGGTCTGTACTTTTATCTTCTTTTTCGCAGATATTTAAATATGAAACCTCAGCAAATCTACATTGGACCCGCACTTCCCGTATAGCGAGTTCTATTAATCTATCCTCTATATTATTACTCATAGCAATTATTCTTCTCCCTACACGCCCAGTTGATCGGCGAGCTCGCCCAGATTTTTGATCTCGGCGTCGAGGTTCTGCGGGAGCTTCTCGCGGGTCCGGTTGAGGCGTCCCTGGAAGCCGCCGCTAGATGGAAAGCACCACCTTTCCGAGCATCTTTCCGCTCAGGACGAGCCGATGGGCGGCCTCGGCCAGCGGCCATTCCTGATGGACGGGCACCCGGAAGTTTTTCGCCTCCCAGAGCGGCGCCATGCGCCGGATGACCTCCGGGAACTTCGCGTCCAGCGTCCGGGCGGTCACCCCCCCAGGGGCGCTTTCAAATCGTTGTCATATTGGTGAATCCGCATCGCTTTCATGGCGATTCCTTATGGGATGAGAACAACTCTTCCGGAGAAGCTCCCGGTCCAGAGGATGTCGTGGGCCGCATTGGCCTCCGCCAGCGGCATCTCCCGCTCCACGTGCATCCGAAGGGTGCCGGCCTCGAGCATCGGCTCAAGGCGCCGGCGCACCTCGGGCATCTTCGGCAGAAGATTGGGCATGGACAAGCAGATGATCTGCGCATCCCGCAGGAGGGCCTTCTGCACGGCAAAGCAGGCATCCGGGTCGAGGGCTCTGGCCGTTCCCACCACGATGATGCGGCCGCCCACGGCAAGGGCCTCCACGTCGCGATTGAGCGTCGCCTCCGCCGCAAGGGCCAGGACCACATCCACCCCGCGGCCACCGGTGAGTTCCATGCACCGGGCCGAAAAATTCTCCTCCCGGTAGTTGATGACGGCCTCTGCGCCGTACTTTTCCGCGATCTCCGCTTTTTCCGGCGTGCTCACCGTGGCAAATACCCGGCAGCCCATCGCCCGGGCCAGCTGGATGGAAGCGAGTCCCACCCCGCCCGCTCCGCCGTGGACGAGAACGCTCTCACCGGCGCTCACCCGTGCCTTGATGACAACCGCGTTCCAGGCGGTGAGGTACTGGATGACGAGGCCGGAGCCCTCGGCGAACCCGTAGCTTTTCGGCAGATGGAATGTCCACATCGCACCGAGCCGGACCACCTCGGCATAGGCGCCCCCGATGGCCCGGCCGCAAACGCGATCCCCCTTCCGGAAGCCTTCCACCCCTTCGCCCGCCGCAAGCACCTCGCCGGCGGCCTCGATGCCTGGAATGTAGGGCGGGGAAAAATTCTTGTAGAACGGATGCGCCGCCGCCCGGACAGCCGTATCCACCGGATGCGCCCCGATGGCGCGGTTGCGGATGAGGATCTCCCCGGGACCGGGGACAGGCTCTTCCACCTCGTCCACCTGCATGGGATGCTCAAAGCCGAACTGATGGACGCGGACCGCTTTCATGGACACCCTCCCCGCGGATGAAAAAATGGCCTCTCCGGCTGACGCCGAACGATTGTTTTACGCTATGATGGGTTAACTTTATCGCATTTATGCGGATCGGTCATTACCATTTCACCCGCACGGCTCCTTCGGGAGATCCGCCTCCGGAGGCGCCATGGAGCTCGACCAGACCACCCTGCTGGCCCTTGCCTCGGCGCTCGCCTATTCCGTGGCCGACATGTCCATCCGCTACGGCATCCAGCACACCAACGCCTATGTGGGAACCTCCATCTCCCATGGGACGCAGCTTGTCTTCAATTTGATCATGATCCCCATCCTCGGCCACAGCTTCCCGGATTGGGGAGACCACTACCTTTGGATCATGGCCGGCGGCATCGTGCGGCCCGCCCTGTTCGCCATCCTTTTCTCCATCGGGATCGCGCGGATCGGCGTCGCGCGCGCCGCGCCGCTGAAGGGAGCCTCCCCTCTTCTGGGCGCCCTGCTCGCCATCATCTTCCTGGGCGAGAACCCGGCCTGGTACCATCTCGCGGGAATCGTCCTCGTCGTGGCGGGCGGCGGAATCATTTCATCGGGCAAGACCGCCGGATACTGGAACCGCAAGGACATCGTCTATCCCATCACGGCGTCCCTCGCCGCCGGCGTGGGCGCCATACTCTGGCGAAAAGGACTGGTGGGCTTCGAGAGCCCCATCGCCGGCGCCGCGGTGGGCATCGCCGCATCCTTCTTCGCCGTGGGCACCTACACCCTGCTGGCCATTCCGCGGGAGCGGTGGGGAAACGTGCGGAAAGCGGCCCTGCCCTTCCTGTGCACCGGCCTCGTGGGCGGGGCGGGCAACATGCTTTTTGCCGCCGCGCTCCAGCAAGGAGAAGTCTACCGCGTCCTTCCCCTGGTCCAGATCAGCCCCATCATCACCGTCATCCTGGCGGTCATCTTTCTGCGGCGCATCGAGTGGATCACCTGGCGAATCCCGGCGGGCGCGGCATTGACCGCCGGCGGGGCCATCCTCGTCACGCTGAGGCTCGCGCTCTAGCTCTCGAGGAAATTCTGCACCTCGCCGAAGAGCGCCTCGCGTCTTTTCTCGAACTGGACGAAATGGGTGGCGTCGCCCATGACGACGTAGCGCTTCCCGGCAGTGTTTTTCAATTCGGCGAACAGGCGGCTCACTTCATTTTCGGGCGACACCCGATCGTGCTCCCCGCGGATGAGCAGCGCCGCGCTGCGCACCTTGCCGGGCCGGACGATGGTCTTCCCCTGCGTGCGGTCGTAGTGATCGGCCATCAGCCCGTTGGTGATCCGGACGGCGGGCGTTTTTTTCTTTTTTCCCCGGGCGTCGTAGCGGAGCTGCTCATGCCAATACGCGCGCACGGCCCTGGCATCGCACCAGAGATTTTTCTTCCCCTTCGGGAACAGGCGGCTCCAGTTGTGCTGCTGGCCTTTCTCGTAGACCCACCGCCAGGCGAAGAAAAGCTCGGGGTTGAGCTTCTTCGGGTTTTTCGGGTCCTGGAAAAGCGCGGCCGCCTCGGGGGTCTCGTTGAGGTAGAGCGGCGAGTAGAGAACGATCTTTCCGGCCTGGGCCGGATGCCTTCCGGCGAAGGCGGCGGCGAGCATCGTCCCCTGCGCCCAGCCGAGGATGTTCACCCGGGAAACGCCCCTTCTCCTGCGAATGAAACGCACCGCCGCCTCGACATCGCGAATGGCCACCCGGGCGCGCACCGCGGGGGGCCTGCCGCCCGGGCAGCCCTCCATCGCGCGCGGGCGGCTCGAGAGGCCGTATCCCCGGAGGGAGAGCGCATAGACATCGAAGCCGCGCCCTGCGGCGTGGTCCATCCACGAGTAGCCGGGCACCGGCAGATCGAAGCAAGCGGGCGAGGGCACGCTCTGCCCGTGCACGAAGAGCAGCGTCTCGCCCGTGGAGAACTTTCCCTTCCCCTTGAGGCGCTTCTCCCGCAGATGAAGACGAATCGCCGGATCATCCGCGGGAGCGATGAAGTGTTCTTCTCGAACGATCTCTTTTTTCATCGAACTTCCGCTCCCCGAAAAATGACCGCCCCCTGAAAAATTCGGCAGCGGGTCAATCTGCCAAACGAACCCAGGGTGTCATTCCGAAGGAGCAGCGCGACTGAGGAATCTGCTTGTCGAAAAGCGGATTCCTCGCGCCGGGCGCTCGGAATGACAAGAAAACGAGAAAACGGACCCACTGCCGAAAATTCCCTTATTCAGACGAGAGCGGAGAGGGCGGGGGCGGACGCTTCATCCACCGCAGCAGTTCCTCCCCGCGCGCCTGATAAAACTCCTCTACCTTTTCGGGTGGCCAGCGGTAAAAGCCCTCCCCGCTCTTCACCCCCAGCTTTCCCGCCTCCACCATCTTTTCCATCAGGGGGGAAGGCTCGGGGCGGCTGTCGAGGTGGGGGCGGATATGGGTCTGCGAGCGGAGCGACATATCAATTCCCGTGAAGTCGGAGAGGGCGCACATCCCCATCACCGGGAAGAGCCGCCCCAGCGAGCGGACCACGGTATCCACCGCCTCGGGCGTGGCGTAGCCCTGCTCGATGATGTAGCTGATCTCGCGGCGCAGGGCCGTTGTCAGGCGCGAGCCGATGTTGCCGGGCACCTCGGCGCAGCGCACCGGCTCCCAGCCCACCTTTTTCAAAAGCGCGATGGCCGCCTCCACCGCCGCCGGATCGGTCTTCTCCCCGCCGACCACCTCCATCGCGGGAACCATGGAGGGCGGCGTGAGGTTGTGGGCGGTGATGCACCGCTCGGGCCGCCCGACGCGGGCGGCGATCTCGGTGATCCGCAGGCCCGAGGTTCCGCTCGCGATGATGGCGTGCGCCGGTGCGGCAGCATCGATCCGGCAGAAGGCCTCCTGCTTCACCGCGAGATCGTCAATGAGCGTTTCCGCGATGTAATCGGCACCCTGCACCGCATCCTCCAGATCCGTCACCGGGCGCACACGGGCCAGCGCCGCATCCGCCTCCCCGCGGGAGAGCAGTTCCGCCTCGACGAACAGCCCGATCCCCTTGGCGACATCCGCCATCGCCCGCCGGGAGCTTTCCGCCGTCCGGTTGAACATGGCCACCGGGTAGCCCGCCTGGGCGAACTTCTGGGCCACGCCGTAGCCGACATACCCGCCGCCGATGACGGCGATATTCCGGATCTTTTCAGGGTCGTACCGGGAGGCCATGCGGGGGCTCCTCTTTGCGGCGGGCGGCGCATCTCCGGGAAAAAAAACCTCCCGCAAGGTGGTTCCCGCCCGGGGGTTATGGTATGCCTTAATCATACAGGACCTGTTTGTCCTTTGCCTCCTTTCCCGGCCCTTTGTGCGCGGGCTTTGGGGAAAATCCGGCGGCAAGGGACTGAAAGGGGAGCGCTCGCATGGTTGATTTCACCGTTACAGACGAACAAAAAGCCCTGATTCAGCTGGCGAGGGATTTTGTGGAGAAGGAGGCCAAGCCCCGCGTCGCCGAACTCGACAAGATTTCCGACCCCGAGAAGAGCGTGAGCACCGACCTCCTGCTGCGCTGCTCGGAGCTGGGCTTCCGCCAGATGGCCATCCCCCAGAAGTACGGCGGGATGGGGATTGAAGACACGGCGACGATCGTCATGGTGTGCGAGGAGCTCGGCGTGGGGGATGTCACCCTCGCCAGCGTCCCGATCAACGGCCGGAAGCTCTACCACATCCTCGACAACCCCAACGTCACGAACGAGATGATACGCGACAAGTGGCTCAAGGCCTTCTGCGAGGACCCGACCTTTCTCGTCGCCATCGGGATGACCGAGCCGAACTCGGGCGGGGACAATATTTTTCCCTACGATGCGCCGGGTTCGGCCCTCCAGACATCGGCCGTGCGCGACGGGGATCACTTCATCATCAACGGCTCGAAGCAGTTCATCGCCCACGCCGGCATCGCCAAGCTCTACATGGTCTTCACCCGGACGGACCCGAGCAAGGGGATCAACGACGGATGCAGCTGCTTCATGATTCCGGACGGCCACCCCGGCATGACCTTCGGCCGGGTGCACGACAAGATGGGCTTCCGCCTGCTGCGCAACCAGGAGATTTTCTTCGATAACTGCCGCGTGCCGGAGAGCTGGATGCTCGGCCCCGAGAACACCGGGATCATCGCCATCCGCCAGCAGCTCGGGAGCGACGGCATCCTCAACGCCGCCCGGGCCATCGGCGTGGCGCGCCGGGCCTTCGAGGAGATCACCGAATTCTGCAAGAACCGCGTCCAGGGCGGAAAACCGATCATCGAGCACCAAGCCGTCGCCACCGAGATCGCCGACATGTACGCCGCGATCCGCGCCATGCGCGCCCTCGCCTGGGAAGTGGCCTGGTCGCTCGATCACGGCGCGCCCGATTCCAAGGCCGTGCCCGCCGCCATGACCTTCTGCACCGAGCACGCCTTCGATATCTGCCA is a genomic window of bacterium containing:
- a CDS encoding thiamine pyrophosphate-dependent enzyme encodes the protein MIERMDVFRALAARRTEEIVVITMSATRQWPLVSKSDLDFDFLAFGMGHAGDFALGLALARPERKTIVLKGDGGQLMSLGSLVTKGAYAPGNLLVLFLENRTYETTGGQPFSERVDFEKIARGAGIAGGGATGKGKVERIETLAAFEAALPRLLTEEGPHFVILPVENNEEVPKISHSNHAGRIRRLRKALGLETTA
- a CDS encoding zinc-binding dehydrogenase, yielding MTARTLDAKFPEVIRRMAPLWEAKNFRVPVHQEWPLAEAAHRLVLSGKMLGKVVLSI
- a CDS encoding NADPH:quinone reductase, translating into MKAVRVHQFGFEHPMQVDEVEEPVPGPGEILIRNRAIGAHPVDTAVRAAAHPFYKNFSPPYIPGIEAAGEVLAAGEGVEGFRKGDRVCGRAIGGAYAEVVRLGAMWTFHLPKSYGFAEGSGLVIQYLTAWNAVVIKARVSAGESVLVHGGAGGVGLASIQLARAMGCRVFATVSTPEKAEIAEKYGAEAVINYREENFSARCMELTGGRGVDVVLALAAEATLNRDVEALAVGGRIIVVGTARALDPDACFAVQKALLRDAQIICLSMPNLLPKMPEVRRRLEPMLEAGTLRMHVEREMPLAEANAAHDILWTGSFSGRVVLIP
- a CDS encoding EamA family transporter, which codes for MELDQTTLLALASALAYSVADMSIRYGIQHTNAYVGTSISHGTQLVFNLIMIPILGHSFPDWGDHYLWIMAGGIVRPALFAILFSIGIARIGVARAAPLKGASPLLGALLAIIFLGENPAWYHLAGIVLVVAGGGIISSGKTAGYWNRKDIVYPITASLAAGVGAILWRKGLVGFESPIAGAAVGIAASFFAVGTYTLLAIPRERWGNVRKAALPFLCTGLVGGAGNMLFAAALQQGEVYRVLPLVQISPIITVILAVIFLRRIEWITWRIPAGAALTAGGAILVTLRLAL
- a CDS encoding alpha/beta fold hydrolase, with translation MKKEIVREEHFIAPADDPAIRLHLREKRLKGKGKFSTGETLLFVHGQSVPSPACFDLPVPGYSWMDHAAGRGFDVYALSLRGYGLSSRPRAMEGCPGGRPPAVRARVAIRDVEAAVRFIRRRRGVSRVNILGWAQGTMLAAAFAGRHPAQAGKIVLYSPLYLNETPEAAALFQDPKNPKKLNPELFFAWRWVYEKGQQHNWSRLFPKGKKNLWCDARAVRAYWHEQLRYDARGKKKKTPAVRITNGLMADHYDRTQGKTIVRPGKVRSAALLIRGEHDRVSPENEVSRLFAELKNTAGKRYVVMGDATHFVQFEKRREALFGEVQNFLES
- a CDS encoding 3-hydroxyacyl-CoA dehydrogenase family protein; protein product: MASRYDPEKIRNIAVIGGGYVGYGVAQKFAQAGYPVAMFNRTAESSRRAMADVAKGIGLFVEAELLSRGEADAALARVRPVTDLEDAVQGADYIAETLIDDLAVKQEAFCRIDAAAPAHAIIASGTSGLRITEIAARVGRPERCITAHNLTPPSMVPAMEVVGGEKTDPAAVEAAIALLKKVGWEPVRCAEVPGNIGSRLTTALRREISYIIEQGYATPEAVDTVVRSLGRLFPVMGMCALSDFTGIDMSLRSQTHIRPHLDSRPEPSPLMEKMVEAGKLGVKSGEGFYRWPPEKVEEFYQARGEELLRWMKRPPPPSPLSSE
- a CDS encoding acyl-CoA/acyl-ACP dehydrogenase, with product MVDFTVTDEQKALIQLARDFVEKEAKPRVAELDKISDPEKSVSTDLLLRCSELGFRQMAIPQKYGGMGIEDTATIVMVCEELGVGDVTLASVPINGRKLYHILDNPNVTNEMIRDKWLKAFCEDPTFLVAIGMTEPNSGGDNIFPYDAPGSALQTSAVRDGDHFIINGSKQFIAHAGIAKLYMVFTRTDPSKGINDGCSCFMIPDGHPGMTFGRVHDKMGFRLLRNQEIFFDNCRVPESWMLGPENTGIIAIRQQLGSDGILNAARAIGVARRAFEEITEFCKNRVQGGKPIIEHQAVATEIADMYAAIRAMRALAWEVAWSLDHGAPDSKAVPAAMTFCTEHAFDICHKAAELAGGMGVMKEAPFEKLLRDSFSIKHLDGGNIIKRLKVTRAL